In the Dysgonomonas mossii genome, CCTCTTTGATCGCATCGTGGGTAAAAGCAGCACCATCGAGGTAAGTAACGTCTCCGTAATATTCGGCTGCACCTTTGAGATAGGGTATATTTTTGTCAGCTATTATTTTCATTTGTAAGAGTATGAAATGTATTTTCTATAGAATCTATTTCATCTATATTTTTATCTATCAGCAACTTTCCTTTATCTAAAAAGATCACACGAGAGCAAATAGCTTTTACATCAAATAGAATATGAGTAGAAAAAAGTATCATCTTATCTTTCGACAGTTCCTTAAAAAGAGCATTAAGGCTTTCGCGTTGATTCGGATCTAAGCCGGAAGTAGCTTCATCCAAGATAAGAAATTCAGGGTTATGAACCAATGCCTGAGCAATACCAACTCGTTGACGATTTCCTTTTGAAAGAGCCTTTATTTTTTTCTTGTATTCCCTCTCCAGTCCGGCTTCTTCAATAACACGAGAAACAGCATCGTGCCCTACTTTGTAGATGCCAGCAACATACTCCAGATATTCTTTTACGTACATATCTTCGTATAAAGGATTGTCTTCCGAGAGGTAGCCTATGCGCTTTTTAACCGCTAAAGGATTAGAAAGAATATCTTCTCCTGAAAAAGTCACCCGTCCTATATCGGCAGTCATACCACCAGCAAGAATTTTCATCAAGGTAGATTTTCCCGCACCATTTACTCCGAGAAGCCCTACTATATCACTT is a window encoding:
- a CDS encoding ABC transporter ATP-binding protein: MIQIEHISKTYGNQVALSDVNFSIQKSDIVGLLGVNGAGKSTLMKILAGGMTADIGRVTFSGEDILSNPLAVKKRIGYLSEDNPLYEDMYVKEYLEYVAGIYKVGHDAVSRVIEEAGLEREYKKKIKALSKGNRQRVGIAQALVHNPEFLILDEATSGLDPNQRESLNALFKELSKDKMILFSTHILFDVKAICSRVIFLDKGKLLIDKNIDEIDSIENTFHTLTNENNS